One genomic region from Vibrio sp. SCSIO 43137 encodes:
- a CDS encoding MATE family efflux transporter: MKKILTLAFPLIISQLIAMALVLTDVWMMSRLSIADLAAGGLGASIYSFVFIVAGSTVGCCANLIAIAYGQSLSRPEYGQSQIRAAVKGAVLLSFILTLILTASFSYAPLILERAQQSPQVIEIAMRYLDTLKWAMLPTLLLLVVRGLTSALGNTRSVMVMSVITVLLNIPLSYLLAFSLNWGIAGLGAGTAIATLVVLIGYSFWVFRHHTYISYAPWKQLDEYSFKLLKPLLAMGLPIALAALLEHGLIYGGTLMAGMISVSALALHQILLQCLSFTWNINFGFSQAAAILVGQDFGAGNPEGIKQTSLKSFVLVTIASLILAAVFIIWPNAIADLFQLDSAGGSDSQQGMSEILSGVLWVVALCFAVDAWQLLAINLLRGMKIVVAPTVVTAIGYWLFGLPAAWWLLDKYQLAGIWGGIGVGLGVTGVLLLVQLKHAIAKEEGRHSLIPRHYAAD; the protein is encoded by the coding sequence ATGAAAAAGATTTTAACACTGGCATTCCCGCTAATCATATCGCAACTGATCGCAATGGCACTGGTTCTGACTGACGTCTGGATGATGTCGCGATTAAGTATTGCTGATCTGGCAGCGGGTGGCCTTGGTGCTTCAATCTACTCATTTGTGTTTATTGTTGCCGGCAGCACGGTAGGTTGCTGCGCTAACCTGATTGCGATCGCTTACGGCCAGAGCCTTTCTCGTCCTGAATACGGTCAAAGCCAAATTCGTGCAGCAGTAAAAGGGGCTGTATTACTGTCGTTTATTCTGACTCTGATCCTTACCGCCAGTTTTAGCTACGCTCCCCTTATACTGGAGAGAGCACAGCAGTCACCGCAAGTAATAGAGATCGCTATGCGCTACCTCGACACCCTGAAATGGGCAATGCTGCCAACTTTGCTTCTGCTGGTGGTGCGCGGGCTGACCAGTGCGCTGGGCAATACCCGTTCAGTGATGGTTATGTCGGTGATTACGGTACTGCTTAACATTCCTTTGAGTTATCTGCTCGCCTTCAGCCTGAACTGGGGCATTGCAGGGCTGGGAGCCGGTACTGCTATTGCAACACTGGTGGTTTTAATCGGTTACTCATTCTGGGTGTTCCGCCATCATACCTATATCAGCTATGCTCCGTGGAAACAGCTTGATGAGTACTCTTTTAAACTGCTTAAACCACTATTGGCGATGGGATTACCCATTGCCCTTGCTGCGCTGCTGGAACACGGCCTGATTTACGGCGGAACATTAATGGCCGGCATGATAAGCGTTTCCGCTCTGGCGCTTCATCAAATACTACTGCAGTGCCTTAGCTTTACATGGAACATCAACTTCGGCTTTTCACAGGCGGCAGCCATTCTGGTCGGGCAGGATTTCGGCGCCGGTAATCCGGAAGGCATTAAGCAAACTTCCCTTAAGAGCTTTGTGTTGGTCACCATCGCCAGCCTGATTCTGGCGGCCGTATTTATTATCTGGCCGAACGCCATTGCCGATCTGTTCCAATTGGATAGCGCTGGTGGCAGCGACAGTCAACAAGGTATGAGCGAGATATTATCCGGCGTGCTCTGGGTTGTGGCTCTTTGCTTTGCTGTAGATGCATGGCAGTTGCTGGCCATCAACCTGCTGCGCGGAATGAAAATTGTAGTAGCCCCAACCGTTGTCACCGCCATTGGCTACTGGTTGTTCGGCCTGCCTGCTGCGTGGTGGTTATTAGATAAGTATCAATTGGCCGGAATCTGGGGTGGTATAGGTGTCGGGCTTGGTGTAACGGGCGTGCTACTTCTTGTTCAGCTTAAGCATGCTATTGCAAAAGAAGAAGGACGACATTCATTAATTCCCCGCCACTATGCAGCAGATTAA
- a CDS encoding histidinol-phosphatase: MRLTNYHTHCHYCDGKGTPEEVVNKAVELGYEAIGFSSHAPLPFANDYSMQEQDLPAYLDAVNKQKSRHNIEVYLGLEIDFLEGYLQPADSRWKTLGLDYVIGSVHGVMFSDEKQDMMCVDGLDDDMDFLLNDIYQGNGRRLVEDYYQKVSALCQAGGFDILGHYDLVKKHNLRLNFFDESESWYRDIAISTLDDVAKSGVIMEVNFGGILRGSTKDVYPPLWLMKQANRRNIPMQINADAHAPHHLGVHQEHCRDLMLQAGYKSQRVLLNNRWQDIGLE; encoded by the coding sequence ATGCGACTAACCAACTACCATACTCATTGCCACTATTGTGACGGTAAAGGTACGCCGGAAGAGGTTGTAAACAAAGCTGTCGAGCTTGGCTACGAAGCTATCGGGTTCAGTTCTCATGCCCCGCTGCCCTTCGCCAATGATTATTCGATGCAGGAACAAGATCTGCCCGCCTACCTTGACGCTGTCAACAAGCAGAAATCGCGACACAATATAGAGGTTTATCTCGGGCTGGAAATTGACTTTCTTGAAGGCTACCTGCAACCGGCTGACAGCAGGTGGAAAACCCTTGGATTAGACTATGTCATCGGCTCTGTGCACGGCGTTATGTTCTCAGACGAAAAGCAGGACATGATGTGCGTTGACGGACTGGACGACGATATGGACTTCCTTCTTAATGATATTTATCAGGGCAACGGCCGTCGTCTGGTGGAAGATTATTATCAGAAAGTATCAGCCCTCTGTCAGGCAGGCGGTTTCGATATTCTAGGCCATTACGATCTGGTAAAAAAGCATAACCTGCGCCTTAACTTCTTTGATGAATCGGAAAGCTGGTATCGCGATATTGCAATTTCAACCCTTGATGATGTCGCTAAAAGCGGTGTGATTATGGAGGTGAACTTCGGCGGCATTCTGCGTGGTTCAACGAAAGATGTTTATCCTCCACTCTGGCTAATGAAACAAGCCAATAGACGAAACATTCCAATGCAGATTAATGCAGACGCCCATGCACCGCACCACTTGGGTGTTCATCAGGAGCATTGCCGCGATCTTATGCTACAAGCCGGATACAAAAGCCAGAGAGTGCTTCTGAATAACCGCTGGCAGGATATCGGGCTGGAGTAG
- a CDS encoding protein adenylyltransferase SelO, with protein sequence MKLTNSYRELGREFYQEIRPTHIEHPHLVLWNKKLAGEFLLPDSFIANAANYLSGNQLIPESIPIAQAYAGHQFGGFSPQLGDGRAHLLGEIYDLNDNVYDLQLKGSGQTRFSRRGDGRCAVKPAAREFIMSEAMHALGIATTRSLSVVTTGETLYRGIGVPGAVVSRVASSHIRVGTFQYFAARNDVTSLRKLLSYSISRHYPEIDFDPTLTENERVACFLQLVIDRQIETIVGWMRVGFIHGVMNTDNMTISGETIDYGPCAMMGVYDPLTVYSSIDEQGRYAYGNQPVIAQWNLARLAETLLPLIEGTEDEALALLEPLVIEYGEKYQNAYYTMMAGKLGLVNREQDDNQFIDKLLSQMQKQQLDYTDTFIQLMSVARGAVDHNLEKPLDGWFRKWKKRVHNTRQGDAIDLMQRSNPVVIPRNHHVEKVLSECQDNDNYQPAEDFLYVLRSPYKPLVETILYQDLPPDGDRSYRTFCGT encoded by the coding sequence TTGAAACTAACCAACTCGTATAGGGAACTTGGACGTGAATTTTATCAGGAGATTCGTCCAACGCATATCGAGCATCCTCATTTGGTGTTATGGAATAAGAAACTTGCCGGTGAATTTTTGCTGCCAGATAGTTTTATTGCCAATGCCGCAAACTATCTAAGCGGAAATCAACTTATCCCAGAATCCATTCCTATCGCTCAGGCTTATGCAGGCCATCAGTTTGGCGGTTTTAGCCCTCAACTTGGTGACGGCAGGGCGCACTTGCTTGGTGAGATATACGACCTTAATGACAATGTTTATGACTTACAGTTAAAAGGATCGGGTCAGACCCGCTTTTCCCGCAGGGGAGATGGGCGCTGTGCAGTGAAACCGGCTGCGCGTGAGTTTATTATGAGCGAAGCCATGCATGCTCTGGGTATTGCTACTACCCGGAGTTTGTCTGTGGTGACAACGGGAGAGACTCTTTATCGTGGAATTGGTGTGCCGGGAGCCGTTGTCAGCAGAGTTGCCAGCAGCCATATCCGTGTAGGAACATTTCAGTATTTTGCCGCACGCAATGACGTTACTTCACTTAGAAAGCTGTTGAGTTACTCTATCAGCCGCCACTATCCGGAGATCGATTTTGATCCTACCCTGACAGAAAATGAGCGTGTTGCCTGTTTTCTGCAGTTGGTGATTGACAGACAAATTGAAACCATTGTCGGCTGGATGCGGGTTGGCTTTATCCATGGTGTGATGAATACCGACAATATGACCATCTCCGGAGAGACGATAGATTATGGACCGTGCGCCATGATGGGTGTCTACGATCCTTTGACAGTTTATAGCTCTATTGATGAACAGGGCAGATACGCTTACGGTAATCAGCCTGTGATCGCTCAGTGGAATCTGGCCAGACTAGCTGAAACCTTATTGCCGTTGATCGAAGGAACCGAGGATGAGGCACTGGCACTGCTTGAGCCTCTGGTTATAGAGTATGGGGAGAAATATCAAAATGCCTACTACACCATGATGGCCGGTAAACTTGGCCTGGTTAACCGTGAGCAGGATGATAATCAATTTATCGATAAGCTATTGTCTCAAATGCAAAAACAGCAATTGGATTATACCGATACCTTTATTCAGTTAATGAGCGTTGCCCGTGGAGCCGTTGATCATAATCTGGAAAAACCCCTCGACGGCTGGTTTCGCAAATGGAAAAAACGTGTCCATAACACCCGGCAAGGAGATGCTATTGATCTTATGCAAAGAAGCAACCCTGTGGTTATTCCAAGAAACCATCATGTGGAAAAGGTATTGAGTGAGTGTCAGGACAACGACAATTATCAGCCGGCTGAAGATTTTCTATATGTGCTTCGTTCTCCCTACAAGCCTCTGGTGGAAACCATTCTTTATCAAGACCTTCCGCCTGATGGCGACCGGAGTTACCGTACATTTTGTGGCACCTGA
- a CDS encoding sensor histidine kinase yields MAKLIPPTFLRIYVGMIIAVVATVFVTVFAVSFYLENDEIHFFLKDTDYIYHEVNTELLAGNMTPAKLFAGETLYRYGYKLDWKAGTDTENLCPGCDYISKYGNAELFWELPADNLLAIYTIKQFSGSLAIGLPLPYVPDVIITDEDIGLFEDPEIAATFGLLIIVLVVIGCVLYYPAFKLQKQIEQLNNTYKAFGQGKLSTRANEKIPQPVKQLAVNFNRMAEEISDTVKESQIFAQAVPHEMRTPLSRVQLATGLLRRKCDDPLQQELLTNIDTYVDDLNSLTSQVVAYSKLNSVEHEETEQQKEAIQLAEFVSCRSKLLYAESDINITINCDDSAIIQCYPVHIRLLLDNLLKNAMTYASQQVAVNVSQHKNSISLSVEDDGPGIPEDKYQTIFIPFSRLDKSRNQKTGGLGLGLAIARNAARKINAELLVGRSEQLSGARFTVLISPEGKVTH; encoded by the coding sequence ATGGCTAAACTTATCCCACCAACATTTTTACGCATATACGTCGGCATGATCATAGCCGTTGTGGCGACCGTTTTTGTTACTGTCTTTGCCGTCTCCTTCTATCTTGAAAACGATGAAATTCACTTTTTCTTAAAAGACACTGACTATATTTACCACGAAGTTAACACAGAGTTGCTCGCCGGTAACATGACTCCCGCTAAACTCTTTGCCGGTGAAACTCTATATCGATACGGCTATAAACTGGACTGGAAAGCCGGCACAGATACTGAAAACCTGTGTCCCGGTTGTGATTACATTTCCAAATATGGAAACGCAGAGCTCTTCTGGGAACTTCCTGCCGATAATTTATTAGCCATATACACTATCAAGCAGTTTTCAGGCTCCCTTGCCATAGGGCTCCCCCTGCCTTATGTGCCGGACGTGATTATAACGGATGAAGATATAGGGCTGTTTGAAGACCCTGAAATTGCAGCCACCTTCGGGCTGTTAATTATTGTGTTAGTCGTGATCGGCTGCGTACTTTATTACCCAGCTTTTAAACTACAAAAGCAGATCGAGCAGCTAAACAATACCTACAAGGCCTTTGGTCAGGGCAAGTTATCTACCAGAGCAAACGAGAAAATCCCTCAGCCTGTTAAGCAGCTTGCGGTTAACTTTAACCGTATGGCTGAAGAGATCTCAGATACGGTTAAAGAGAGCCAGATATTTGCTCAGGCCGTTCCCCATGAAATGCGTACCCCGTTGAGCCGGGTGCAACTGGCCACCGGCTTGTTACGGCGTAAGTGTGATGATCCGTTGCAGCAAGAGTTATTAACTAACATTGATACTTATGTTGATGACCTAAACTCCCTTACCTCACAGGTAGTCGCTTACTCCAAACTTAACTCAGTTGAACATGAAGAGACTGAGCAACAAAAAGAAGCGATTCAGTTGGCTGAATTTGTCAGCTGCAGAAGCAAGCTGCTGTACGCAGAGTCGGATATTAATATCACCATTAACTGCGATGACTCCGCCATTATCCAGTGTTATCCGGTTCATATAAGGCTGTTGCTGGATAACCTGCTGAAAAATGCCATGACCTATGCCAGTCAGCAAGTTGCCGTTAATGTGAGCCAGCATAAAAATAGTATTAGCCTTAGCGTAGAAGATGACGGTCCCGGCATTCCTGAAGACAAATACCAGACCATCTTTATTCCTTTTTCCCGTCTGGATAAGAGCCGTAACCAGAAAACCGGCGGGCTTGGTCTGGGCTTGGCCATCGCCCGCAATGCTGCACGTAAAATTAATGCAGAGCTGTTGGTCGGACGTTCTGAACAACTGAGTGGCGCTCGGTTCACTGTTTTAATTAGCCCTGAAGGGAAAGTTACTCACTAG
- a CDS encoding alpha/beta hydrolase, translated as MSHHQLEQGIRQLVEEFIEAGCPSVKDQTISERRQGYINSVQLAGEQEPVSEVFETEIEGAVLKVFKPSDKTDVPVVIYYHGGCFVSGGFETHEQQLRKLANLSGAIVVAVKYRLAPEFTYPAAHDDAFHAAQVIYKHCKNWGGNPKNITLAGDSAGGHITLVTSLRLAEQGSWLPAKQVLIYPMLDATASSESYATNGEYFIITRDTLTTGFELYLGDLPRRHPEASPLFRDDLSALPETHILTAEFDPLLDEGEQLYRKLLDCGVNVQCKRYSGVIHGFFQLSGVSQSARESIRHVSDIVSTDE; from the coding sequence ATGAGTCATCACCAATTGGAACAAGGTATCCGCCAGCTTGTAGAAGAGTTTATTGAAGCAGGTTGTCCGTCAGTAAAAGATCAAACCATTTCTGAACGTCGGCAGGGTTACATAAACAGTGTTCAGCTTGCCGGTGAACAGGAGCCTGTTTCTGAGGTGTTCGAAACCGAAATTGAAGGTGCCGTTTTAAAGGTATTTAAACCGTCGGACAAAACAGATGTGCCTGTGGTGATTTATTATCATGGCGGTTGCTTTGTCAGTGGCGGGTTCGAGACCCATGAGCAGCAGCTAAGAAAGCTTGCGAACTTGTCCGGAGCCATTGTTGTTGCTGTTAAGTACCGGCTGGCACCGGAATTTACTTATCCGGCAGCTCACGATGATGCTTTCCATGCGGCTCAGGTGATTTATAAACACTGTAAAAACTGGGGTGGAAACCCGAAAAACATAACCCTTGCCGGTGACAGTGCCGGAGGACATATCACCTTGGTGACCAGTTTGCGCCTTGCTGAACAGGGTAGTTGGCTGCCTGCGAAACAGGTGCTTATTTACCCCATGCTGGATGCCACCGCATCTTCAGAAAGTTACGCCACCAACGGCGAATACTTTATTATTACCCGCGATACCCTGACCACTGGATTTGAACTATACCTTGGAGATTTACCGCGCAGACACCCTGAAGCCAGCCCTCTATTCCGCGATGACCTTTCCGCTCTGCCGGAAACACATATTTTAACGGCTGAGTTTGATCCACTGCTGGATGAAGGGGAGCAACTATACAGAAAGCTATTGGATTGCGGTGTGAATGTACAGTGCAAGAGATATTCCGGTGTTATTCATGGCTTCTTCCAGCTTTCAGGTGTTAGTCAGTCAGCAAGGGAATCTATCCGACACGTTTCGGATATTGTGAGTACTGATGAGTAA
- the trpB gene encoding tryptophan synthase subunit beta: MKNSFEHAMPNSDGYFGEYGGSFIPPELETIMKDITEAYDSCRKDPEFKAELARLYKHFVGRPSPIFHAQNLSEKYGVDIYLKREDLNHTGAHKINHCLGEALLGKKMGKKKLIAETGAGQHGVALATAAALVGLECDIYMGEVDIAKEHPNVVRMRILGANVIPVSHGRKTLKEAVDAAFEAYLKDPVTQLYAIGSVVGPHPFPMMVRDFQSIIGNEARVQFQEMTGQLPDNLVACVGGGSNAMGLFSAFLEDEAVAIHGVEPAGHTLEEEGEHAATLTLGEPGVMHGFKSYMLKDSAGEPQEVYSVASGLDYPSVGPQHSYLKDAGRVAYGTVNDQEAIDAFFELSRLEGIIPAIESSHAVAYAFKLAKQGVKGSVLINLSGRGDKDIDFVVENYGSDYGIKSLL; this comes from the coding sequence ATGAAAAACAGTTTTGAACATGCAATGCCTAACAGTGACGGTTATTTTGGTGAATATGGCGGAAGTTTTATCCCGCCGGAGCTGGAAACCATTATGAAAGACATTACCGAGGCTTATGACAGTTGCCGCAAAGATCCGGAATTCAAAGCTGAGTTAGCACGTCTGTATAAACATTTTGTTGGTCGTCCAAGTCCTATCTTCCATGCGCAGAACTTGTCTGAAAAGTACGGTGTGGATATCTATCTGAAGCGTGAAGATCTAAACCATACCGGTGCCCATAAAATTAACCACTGCCTGGGTGAAGCTCTGCTTGGTAAAAAAATGGGTAAGAAAAAGCTAATTGCTGAAACCGGTGCGGGTCAGCATGGTGTCGCATTGGCAACCGCAGCGGCATTGGTGGGGCTTGAGTGTGATATTTATATGGGTGAAGTGGATATCGCTAAAGAGCACCCCAACGTTGTACGTATGCGTATTCTTGGTGCCAATGTTATTCCCGTGTCTCATGGCCGCAAAACATTGAAAGAAGCCGTTGATGCAGCTTTTGAAGCTTACCTGAAAGATCCTGTTACTCAGCTATACGCTATTGGTTCGGTTGTAGGTCCGCACCCGTTCCCTATGATGGTAAGGGACTTCCAGTCTATTATCGGCAACGAAGCCCGTGTCCAGTTTCAGGAAATGACAGGTCAACTGCCTGATAATCTGGTGGCTTGTGTGGGCGGCGGTTCAAATGCGATGGGCTTGTTCAGTGCTTTCCTTGAAGATGAAGCCGTTGCTATTCATGGTGTTGAGCCTGCGGGCCATACGCTGGAGGAAGAAGGCGAACATGCTGCTACGCTGACTCTTGGTGAACCGGGTGTGATGCACGGCTTTAAATCTTATATGCTGAAAGACAGTGCCGGTGAACCACAGGAAGTTTACTCAGTGGCCAGTGGTCTGGACTATCCGTCTGTAGGGCCTCAGCACAGTTATCTGAAGGATGCCGGACGCGTTGCTTACGGTACGGTGAATGATCAGGAAGCTATTGATGCCTTCTTTGAGCTTTCCCGTCTGGAAGGCATTATTCCTGCAATTGAGTCATCTCATGCGGTTGCTTATGCCTTTAAACTCGCAAAACAGGGTGTTAAGGGGAGTGTGCTGATTAACCTGTCCGGACGTGGTGATAAAGATATCGATTTTGTGGTGGAGAACTACGGTTCTGATTACGGTATTAAGTCGCTTCTCTAG
- a CDS encoding NAD-dependent malic enzyme yields MKNKSQRPLYIPYAGPVLLESPLLNKGGAFTQEERTQFNLQGLLPEAIESIEEQVDRAYHQYQNFESDMDKHIYLRNIQDTNETLFYRLVQNHISEMMPIIYTPTVGAACENFSSIYRRARGLIISYPNRHKIDEILNNASRNNIKIIVVTDGERILGLGDQGIGGMGIPIGKLSLYTACGGISPAYTLPIVLDVGTNNPQRLSDPMYMGWRHPRISKQDYDEFVDEFIQAVKNRWPETLIQFEDFAQKNAMPLLERYKDKVCCFNDDIQGTAAVTVGSLLAACKAAKSKLSEQRVAFLGAGSAGCGIAEAIIAQMVSEGISDKQARSQVFMVDRWGLLADDMPNLLDFQKKLVQKRSVLNKWEKEGSDVSLLEVIKNGKPTVLIGVSGAPGLFSEDVVTEMHKHCKRPIIFPLSNPTSRVEALPEDILRWTNGEALVATGSPFDPVVLGDKTFPIAQCNNSYIFPGIGLGVLAARAKRVTDEMLMESSRALAECSPLAKKGHGPLLPPLEDIREVSCKIAFAVAKKAMEQGKASKSTDERLKEKIEENFWNPEYREYRRSAF; encoded by the coding sequence ATGAAGAACAAAAGCCAACGCCCCTTATATATCCCCTACGCCGGTCCTGTCCTACTTGAATCACCACTACTAAACAAAGGCGGTGCCTTTACACAAGAAGAACGAACTCAGTTTAACCTGCAAGGCTTACTGCCTGAAGCGATTGAGAGTATTGAAGAGCAGGTCGACAGAGCCTATCACCAGTACCAGAACTTTGAATCAGATATGGATAAACATATCTACCTGAGAAACATTCAGGATACCAACGAAACCCTGTTCTACCGTCTGGTGCAAAACCATATTTCAGAGATGATGCCAATCATCTACACCCCAACTGTTGGTGCTGCCTGTGAGAACTTCTCCAGCATTTACCGGCGTGCACGCGGCCTGATTATCTCTTATCCGAACCGTCATAAAATCGATGAAATCCTCAATAATGCTTCACGTAATAACATCAAAATCATCGTTGTAACAGACGGCGAACGAATTCTTGGCCTTGGCGATCAGGGCATTGGCGGCATGGGTATCCCGATTGGTAAGCTGTCACTCTATACCGCTTGTGGTGGTATCAGCCCGGCTTATACATTGCCTATCGTTCTTGATGTGGGCACTAATAACCCACAACGTTTATCTGACCCGATGTATATGGGCTGGCGTCATCCGCGTATCAGCAAGCAGGATTACGATGAGTTTGTGGATGAGTTTATTCAGGCAGTGAAGAACCGCTGGCCGGAAACCCTTATTCAGTTTGAAGATTTTGCTCAGAAGAACGCCATGCCTTTGCTTGAGCGTTATAAAGACAAAGTGTGCTGCTTTAATGACGATATTCAGGGCACCGCTGCCGTTACGGTTGGTTCCCTGCTTGCCGCCTGTAAAGCGGCCAAGTCTAAACTAAGTGAACAGCGCGTTGCCTTCCTTGGTGCCGGTTCTGCCGGTTGCGGCATTGCCGAGGCGATTATTGCCCAGATGGTTTCAGAAGGGATAAGCGATAAACAAGCGCGCTCACAGGTATTTATGGTTGATCGTTGGGGTCTGCTGGCTGACGATATGCCTAACCTGCTCGACTTCCAGAAAAAGTTGGTTCAGAAGCGCAGTGTGCTGAATAAATGGGAAAAAGAAGGCAGTGACGTTTCCCTGCTGGAAGTAATTAAGAACGGTAAGCCGACAGTGCTGATCGGCGTATCCGGCGCTCCCGGTTTGTTTAGTGAAGATGTGGTTACGGAAATGCACAAGCATTGCAAACGTCCGATTATTTTCCCGCTCTCTAACCCGACCAGCCGCGTAGAGGCGCTACCGGAAGATATCCTGCGCTGGACAAATGGTGAAGCACTGGTTGCTACCGGCAGCCCGTTCGATCCTGTTGTGCTTGGTGACAAGACCTTCCCCATTGCCCAGTGTAATAACAGCTACATCTTCCCGGGCATTGGTCTGGGCGTATTAGCTGCAAGAGCAAAAAGAGTTACCGATGAGATGTTGATGGAGTCCAGCCGGGCACTGGCTGAGTGTTCGCCACTGGCGAAGAAAGGTCACGGCCCGTTACTGCCACCGCTGGAAGATATCCGCGAAGTCTCCTGCAAAATCGCCTTTGCGGTTGCTAAGAAAGCGATGGAGCAAGGTAAGGCTTCTAAATCGACTGACGAACGCCTGAAAGAGAAGATTGAAGAGAACTTCTGGAACCCGGAGTATCGCGAGTACCGCCGCTCAGCTTTCTAA
- a CDS encoding LysR family transcriptional regulator — protein MTPFPNLPNSHNALKVFESVARLLSFTHAADELHVTQSAVSRQVKQLEDELNVQLIVRKHRAIELTLAGQELYALLNKSFHSLESLFHSWNKPEKKKIVIKSALSYAIRSLIPKMQVLNAKFPDTEIVIIPTMDEEQSIRSDEYDLLIFNSRVGSRYHNQADIYFLRDEYMAPVYSSNMSEKRMSLEEIVALPRLHPTTDHHDWKNWLGNMGIQDTYRTSDTTFYSLDLALSACAAGQGATVTDLLLILPELEREFLICPSGAPIHYSAWKYFFHRRTQSPEVDQIISWLTAETEQELVALRRLGEQHHWCGVISAE, from the coding sequence ATGACGCCATTTCCCAATTTACCTAACTCTCATAACGCCCTGAAAGTGTTTGAATCTGTAGCCCGTCTGCTCAGCTTTACCCATGCCGCTGATGAGCTACACGTTACCCAGAGCGCTGTAAGCCGGCAGGTTAAACAGCTGGAAGATGAGCTGAATGTTCAGTTGATTGTGCGCAAACACAGAGCCATCGAACTGACACTAGCTGGTCAGGAGTTGTATGCACTTCTCAACAAGAGCTTTCACTCCCTCGAATCTCTTTTTCATTCATGGAATAAGCCGGAAAAAAAGAAGATTGTGATTAAGTCGGCGTTAAGCTACGCCATTCGTAGCCTGATCCCAAAGATGCAGGTGTTGAATGCTAAGTTTCCCGATACGGAGATTGTGATTATTCCAACCATGGATGAAGAGCAGAGCATTCGTAGTGATGAATATGACCTGCTGATCTTTAATAGTCGGGTAGGCAGTCGCTATCATAATCAGGCGGATATCTATTTCTTGCGGGATGAATATATGGCGCCGGTGTATTCTTCCAATATGTCTGAAAAGCGTATGTCGCTGGAGGAGATCGTCGCTCTGCCAAGGCTTCATCCGACAACGGATCATCACGACTGGAAAAACTGGCTGGGTAATATGGGCATTCAGGATACTTATCGCACTTCAGACACCACGTTTTACTCTCTTGATCTGGCGTTAAGTGCCTGTGCGGCCGGGCAAGGGGCAACAGTAACAGATTTGCTGTTGATTTTGCCTGAGCTTGAGCGTGAGTTTTTGATCTGTCCGTCGGGTGCACCCATCCACTACAGTGCATGGAAGTACTTTTTTCACCGCAGAACTCAGTCGCCGGAAGTGGATCAAATCATCTCATGGCTGACAGCCGAAACGGAGCAAGAGCTTGTTGCCCTGCGAAGACTCGGAGAGCAACATCACTGGTGTGGGGTTATTAGCGCAGAGTAA
- a CDS encoding DMT family transporter: MNRELLKAHMAVLTAVIVWSTSFIALKVAIGEVEPMVVVFLRMAVGSVAFLAFWPLIRKGINYQAGDWKLLAGMALFEPCLYFIFEAQAIRYTSAGQAGMVTAMLPLMVAVAAYFFLKERNTPRQWTGLFMAVIGVVWMTLSGTESEQAPNPVLGNLLEFGAMVMAVGYTMLIKKLTQRYSAFFLTAIQSYIGTVFFFPLAMASGWPTDISVNAIACIIYLGLVVSLGGYGLYNYSLSYIKASTSAGYINLLPAFTLLFSMVLLDERLVTTQWLAIGIIFFGVLLSQERSAKAPKEAISGAAG, translated from the coding sequence TGAAAGTTGCTATTGGAGAAGTGGAGCCTATGGTGGTGGTCTTTTTGCGAATGGCGGTGGGTTCAGTGGCATTCCTTGCCTTCTGGCCTTTGATTCGTAAAGGCATTAACTATCAGGCAGGAGACTGGAAGCTGTTAGCGGGTATGGCGCTGTTTGAACCTTGCCTCTATTTTATCTTCGAAGCGCAGGCAATACGTTACACCAGTGCCGGTCAGGCTGGTATGGTTACCGCTATGCTGCCTTTGATGGTGGCTGTTGCCGCTTACTTTTTCTTAAAAGAACGTAATACGCCACGTCAGTGGACCGGGCTTTTTATGGCGGTGATTGGTGTGGTCTGGATGACCTTGAGCGGAACAGAGAGTGAGCAGGCTCCTAATCCGGTGTTAGGGAACTTGCTGGAATTTGGCGCTATGGTGATGGCGGTGGGTTACACCATGCTGATCAAGAAGTTGACACAGCGTTATTCGGCGTTCTTCCTGACGGCAATTCAAAGCTATATTGGTACGGTGTTCTTTTTCCCGCTGGCGATGGCTTCAGGCTGGCCGACGGATATTTCTGTCAACGCCATTGCCTGCATTATCTATTTAGGTTTGGTTGTCTCTTTGGGCGGGTACGGATTGTATAACTACTCGCTATCCTATATCAAAGCATCGACTTCGGCTGGCTACATTAATCTACTTCCGGCTTTTACCTTGCTGTTCTCTATGGTGTTGCTGGATGAGCGTCTGGTGACAACGCAATGGCTAGCCATCGGGATTATCTTCTTCGGCGTGCTGTTAAGTCAGGAACGATCGGCAAAAGCGCCAAAAGAGGCGATTTCAGGCGCAGCAGGTTAA